TTCGCGTAAATTCATCTGGGATGCGCAGGGACATCAATTGCCAGGAAAGAAAGGCCCGGTGATGGCGATGTCGTTTTATCCCAATGAGGGGGAGCCTCTCTGGAGTAAATATTCGACGCATGCCATCATTCATACGCTGAATGTATTTTCGAAATACACGTTTCCTTATCCATATCCGGTCGCGATTTCGGTCAATGGCCCGGTGGGGGGAATGGAATATCCGATGATCTGTTTTAACGGTCCCCGTCCCGAAAAGGACGGCACGTATTCGAAACGGACCAAGTACGGGTTGATCTCAGTCATCATTCACGAAGTAGGACACAATTACTTTCCGATGATTGTGAACAGCGACGAACGGCAGTGGACCTGGATGGATGAAGGAATTACTACATTTCTGCAGTTTCTGACTGAGCAGGAGTGGGAGCCCGATTATCCCTCGCGCCGTGGTGAGCCGCGCGATATGGTGAACTATATGAAAAGTGGCTATCAGGTTCCGATCATGACCAATTCCGAGTCGATTTTGCAGTTTGGGAATAATGCCTACGGCAAACCGGCGACGGCGTTGAATGTGCTTCGCGAAACGGTGTTGGGGCGGGAACTGTTCGATTATGCGTTCAAGGAATACACACGGCGGTGGATGTTTAAGCGTCCGACGCCCGCTGACTTTTTCCGTACCATGGAAGATGCTTCCGGCGTAGACCTGGACTGGTTCTGGCGTGGCTGGTTCTATACGACCGACCATACTGATATCGCGGTCGAGAACGTTCGGCAGTACCAGATGGAAACCGGCGATCCTTACGTCGATAAAGTGCGACGAAAAAAGAAACGCGACGAAGAACCCGAGTCTCTGTCCAAGATTCGGAATAAAAAACTACCCAAGCGAACTGACAAGTTTCCGGAATTGAAAGATTTTTATAATGAATATGACGATCTGGATGTGACCGACGCCGATCGAAAAAAATTCGAGGCACACCTCAAGCAATTGGATGCAGACGAAAAGAAACTGTTGGAGACGCAGCACTATTTTTATCTGGTCGATTTGAAAAATCATGGCGGACTGGTGATGCCGGTGATTTTAAAGCTGACGTTTGATGATGACTCGACACAGATGTTGCGGATTCCGGCAGAGATCTGGCGATGGAATAATCAGAGTGTTTCCAAACTGATCTTAACGGAAAAACCGCTCAAGAGCCTGACGCTTGATCCGCATCGGGAAACCGCCGATACGCAGCTTTCCAACAATGAGTTTCCTCGTACGATCGGCAAATCCTTTTTCCAATTGGAAAAATCGAAAAAGTCGAAGAACGAAATGCAGAAACAACAAAAGGAAAAAGAAAAGAGCAAAGCATCAGAGGACGAAGACAAGCAACAGGACAAAAAGTAGCTCTGGTTTCGTAAATTCAGTCTTGGGGAAAGTGGGAGACGGATTCGATTTTGGCGATTTCAATGGTAAAGTCCCGATACCATTTCTGCTTCCCAAGTCGTTGTGCTGTCTGATGTTCCGAGTTTTCTTTCCAGTTTCGAATTGAAGGGAGATCCTGCCAGTACGAAACGGTAATTCCTTTTCCCTCTGGTGAACGAACGGACTCCAGGCCAAGAAATCCGGGCTGTTGCTGAGCCAGTTCCTGCATTCGGGCCGCCATTTCCGCGTATCCCTGCTGCGTATCGGTCTGTGTTGATCTAAAAATCACAGCATAACAGGGCATTTTTCGCGTTTCATGCATGGTGGTCGCCTGGTTTTAAAATACAAAGAGAAGCGCTCAATGATTGTTGGAACCGCGTTTCTGGAGAATGAGTTTACTGATTTTTAGGCTTGCTACAAATTCTGCTTTCATAAATAATTTACCTAAGACGCAAACTCGAATTCGATTGTATTTTTCAAAAGGGAGGCAGCTCAAGTGACGGGTTATACGGTCCACACAGGTTCGACAGAAGATTTCTCGAAAGGATGGGACCAAATCTTTGGTGACAAGGCCGTCAAGAAAGAGAAAAAAAAGAAGAAATCAAAGAAAAAAACAACCGCAAAGAAGGATTCGAAAAAGAAAAAGAAATGATGATGCATTTCGCTTCTTTTCCGACAGAGTCAATTGAAAAATTTGAACCGTGAGGCGAATCCCGGATTTTGAAAGTTCGTCGATTCGTCTGGTAATTTTTGCACAGGGCAGTGCTAATGCTTTAAGCTTGGAAGGCCGATAAATAAATTCGTGCTTTTCCTGCTTATTGTTGTCAATCACAGGACATGGAGGTAACGATGTCAGAAGAAAACGAAGAGCAATTTGAAGAAATCACCAGTGAAGAAGTCGACCGTGTAGTCGCACAACTGGAAACCTTGATCGAATCTACAGACAGCGAAAATATTCGTTCTTATCTGGAAGAAGCGATGAACGAGATTTACTATCTCGTATACGAAGAAGAAGACGAAGAATTGGATTCCGAAGTGGAAGCCTGCAGCGAAGAAGACGAAGATCTTTCAGAAGCTGCCTGATTTCGTTTGACGATTTAATGATTGCTGCGCAAACCAGCAAAACGTAAGGCCACTTCCTATTGTTCACAGGAAGTGGCCTTTTTTCGTGTATCGCAGTGGAATCAGCAGTTATTTTTTGAGTTCCACGGTGATCGAGCGGGTTTTGGGATCGACCTTGGTGGCCTTACCAAATTTGATTTTCTTGGCAAACCCCTCGATGTCCGCAACTGGTGAAATCTCGAATATCGTTGTTTCCCCTTCAACAGTCGGAACAACATTGATGTTGTCAGAATCGTCGGCTGATTGCAGGAGTTCCTCAATAATCGGGTCTTGATCTGCATTCGACAGCTTCTTGGCGATCACGATGGTGACCATAGTGTTCGGATCCGCGGGTTTGCCGTCTCCCAGGCTGGGGCCTCCCGGACCACCCATCGCTGGCTGACCACCTAGCTGCATCATCATCATGGGGGCGAGCATGGCAACCGGAGCGAGAATTGGAGAGAGGGTTTTGTTAAATTCTTCCTCAGTTTTCGCGCTTTCCAGTTGTGCCAGAATGTCATTGGTTTTCTTGAGACCAGCCAGTGTCTGTTCTTTCTGAGCGGTTACTTTTTCCGGTGTGAGTTCGGCCAATTGTTTGTGAGCGTCTTCCATCTGGGTTTTCCATTTGTCTGCCAGAGTTTTGGGAATCCACTTTTCTTCGACTTTGACCATCATCTGTTCTTTAGGCTCTTCGCCGGGGGCTTCGATTTTAATCGTCGCGGTATCTCCTTCGGTAGAAACAACGCTGACTTTGGTCTGTTTCATTTTTTCGGAAAGACTGAGTTCCCCTTCTTTGGTAGGAATCAGGTCCGAGAATGAGACGATGTCTTTTGCCACCTGATTACCTGTGCTGGAGAGAAACTTCCCGCCATCAAATGTTTTCAGTTTGTCCAGGCTGGAAACGTCGCTATTCACAATGGCCGCCAGGATGCCGACCGTGGGAGCCCAATATTGGGCGACTTTCTCCTGAGGTACAGGCAAACCTTCGATCATCGGGTTTTTGAGAATATATTCTTTCTTGTCTTTCAACAGCTTGGCAATCCGCTGGCCGGTTTGAAAGGTGCCGTTGTACATTTCCGGATCCATTTTCGTGGAGAACTCATGTACCAGGCCGTTAACGTCTTTCTGGTAACTGCCGGGCAGAAAATTCCAGACGGCCTGCATCTCTTGGTTATTGACGCCGTCAATCAGTGCCTGCATTGATTCAGCCGGACCTAATGGTTTGGCGGGCTGTGCTGCTTCTTGTGCCCCTTGCTCTGCAGGTTTTCCACAGCCAGAGAGGATGGGGAGCGTTACGATGAGGACAAGTAAGGTTAGAAATGAGAATGATTTCTTCATCAGAGTTCCTTTAATCGAGTGAAAGAAAAGACGGGAGATGAACAGGAGCAGCTGTATTCTTTTGCAGTATTAACCGTTGATCTTAACTTTGCACGGGCGAGTTGAGTAGGTTTGCGAACTGTTTTGTCTTTTCAGATTTCTAAATTTGTGTTTTTGTTTGTACATAAACTGAGTCCATTGCTTCTATTATCCGGTTTATTTCTGCCGTGAATTCGACTCAGTTTATGACAAGCATAGTTCAGAATTTGTATAGAGCCTGCTCTTCCTGTGTACTATTAGTAAATTTAATACCCCCAACGTGTAAAATTAGTGTCAGGATTAAACAAAGTGGTCAGAAGAGGCAATATTTTATGATGTTTCAACTCAGGAGGTTTGAGTCTTTCTGAAGACCGGAGTAATTTTCGTCTGACGTTTCATTAAACGGTGTGTTTGTAAGTGTTTATTGATAATGGTTTTGCGTAATTGGGTGTTTTCGTAAGGTTTACAGGGCTTTATTTTCAATCTTGCGTGCGCTTGACTTCCTGCGTCTTTGATCCCTACACTGTGCGGTATTCGAAATTGAAATACTTCAAACCGGCTATTATTAGTTTTCCTTATAAATCAGGCAGGTTTCACTTCCATGCATCTGCGTAATGCCGAGCTTTTCTGTGATGTCGTCGTACAAGGCAGCTTTTCCAAAGCTGCTGAGGTTCGTCGTGTGTCCCAGTCGGCAGCCAGTCAGGCCGTGCATGCCTTGGAAAAGCGACTGGGGGCACAACTGATCGATCGATCCAAGCGTCCCTTCGAACTGACACCGGCCGGTGCGATTTATTTTGACGGTTGCCAGCAGTTATTGAGATCGTTCGAGCAGGTTGAAGAGCGCGTACGGCAGGCTGTCGGTCAAACCAAAAGCCGAGTGAGGATCGCTGCGATTTACTCAGTCGGATTAGCACAAATGCATGATTATGTGGAGCACTTTCAGTTTCTTTATCCGGATGTCATGGTTACATTGGATTACCTGCATCCGGACGAAGTTTACCAGCGGGTTTATGAAAATCAGGCCGAACTGGGTTTAGTCTCCTTTCCGAAGGAGGACAAAGATCTCACCAGCATTCTGTGGCAGGAACAACCGATGGTTTTGGTGGTCCCTCCCAGTCATGAGCTGGCAGATCGGGGTCAGTGTCCGGTTAGCGCCATTGAAGATGAGCCGTTTGTGGCATTCACATCAGAATTAGTCGTTCGACAGAAGATAGATCGCTGGTTACGAAAAGCTGGTGTTCACGTACAGTTGATTCATGAGTTTGATAATATTGAAAACATTAAACGTGCCGTGGAAGCAGAAGCCGGCATTGCGATCCTGCCTTTGCCTACGGTGACGAAAGAAGTTCAGGATCAATCACTGAAAGTAGTGCACCTGGAAGAAGTCGAATGGTTTCGCCCGATTGGAATCATTCAAAGAAAACAGAAATCGACGCCCGATGTGGTGTCGAAGTTCATAGAAGTCTTGCATGAAGACCCCGCGAATTTCTCTAACGCTCGCAGAGAATCGGCTGAGGTGAATGCATCGGACGAAGAGAAATCTTCGAACCGGGATGCGTTTTCATTCGGTCCTTTGATAGCGCGAGAGTAAATCGGTTGTTTCTCTGCAGGTATTTTTTCTTGTTCGGATGGATCCAGCGATTATGAGTCAGGAGAAGACTCTCCAGATAAGCGACTCAGAAGAATCGATAGTTGATCTTTGACAGAAAACGTTCCGGTGAATTCCGGTAAGAGTCAGGCCTTTGTCTCTCCAGGACAGGGTGCCAATATGGAAACCAGAGTGCGACGTTTGTTCGCGATAACAGGATGCCAGACTGGCATCGATTTAGTTAAACATTAGTTTGAATGGTGAAGTAAGATGACAAGTCGAACCGTTCGACGTGGAATTGATTCCGAAAACAAAGCACGCAACTCCATTTTTCAAGTGGGGCGTTTACCGGAAGCTCACGGGCTTTACGATCCGGAATTCGAGCATGACAGTTGTGGTGTCGGATTTGTCGCCCATATTAAAGGCGAACGTTCGCACCAGATTGTGCTGGATGCCGACGAAATGCTGCGTCACATGACTCACCGTGGGGCATGTGGGTGCGAAGAAAATACCGGCGATGGCGCTGGAATTCTGGTTTCGATTCCGCATGACTTCCTGTCTCGGGTTGTTAAACAGGACCTGGATCTGGATCTGCCTGAGCAGGGCAATTACGGCATGGGGGTTGTGTTTTTACCGACCGATGCCGCCCAGCGAGAGCATTGCAAAAAGGTCGTCACCGAAACCGTTCAGAATCAGGGACTGGTTGTATTGGGCTGGCGTGAATTGCCAGTGAGCCCCGAAAAGGCCGACATCGGACCTTCTGCGCTGCGGGCGATGCCACACATGGAGCAGATCTTCATCTCGACTCCCAACGGCAAGATCGCTGATCAGGAACATCTGGAACGCCAGCTTTACATCATCTTGAAGGCTTCCAGCCGACAGTTGCGTCAAGGCAGCCTGCCTCAAGGGTTGATGTTCTACTTCTGCTCGCTCTCCAGCAAGGTCGTTGTTTACAAAGGGATGCTCACTCCCGATCAGGTAATGCCCTTCTATCCGGACCTGCAGGCAGAAGACTTCACCAGCCATTTGGCGATGGTCCACTCCCGCTTCTCCACAAACACGTTCCCCAGTTGGGACCGTGCTCAGCCATGCCGTTTCATGGCTCATAACGGAGAGATCAATACATTGCGCGGCAATGCCAACTGGATGTATGCCCGACAGGGGATGATGTCCAGTGACTTGTTCGGGGCTGACCTGAAGAAGTTGTTTCCGATCATCGAGCCGCAGTGTTCGGACTCCGGTAACTTCGATAATGCGTTGGAACTGCTGTTGATGTCAGGCCGTCCTTTACCGGAAGTCATGATGATGATGATTCCCGAAGCCTGGCAGAACCATCATTCCATTTCAGTCGCGAAGCGTGCCTTCTATGAATATCACTCGGCCCTGCAGGAACCGTGGGACGGGCCGGCGTCTGTCTCCTTCACCGATGGTCAGTGTATCGGCGCTGTGCTGGACCGAAATGGTCTGCGGCCCAGCCGTTATTATGTTACTCACGACGACCGGGTCATCATGGCCAGTGAAGTCGGCGTGCTGGAAGTTGATCCGAAAATCGTCAAAGAAAAAGGCCGCCTGCAACCGGGGAAAATGT
This genomic interval from Gimesia alba contains the following:
- a CDS encoding M1 family metallopeptidase gives rise to the protein MNFMKTNCRTLVQWTPFTSLLCWALLLTSGSLVYGQAVSNGKFKQEDKFRQLDEVLPTPNGFRNASGAPGEKYWQQQADYEIDVELDDKLQKIIGSEKITYTNRSPDTLSYLWLQLDTNILSFDSDAHLTGTSSPLGKVGYKSMKQLLAKESFDGSMKIEAVRDAKGEPLPYTVIKTMMRIDLPRPLASGESTQFSVSWSYLINDSQSRPARTGYEYFKEDKNFLYEIAHWFPRMVAYTDNTGWQHKQFLGRGEFTLEFGNYLVRITVPDDHVVAATGLLQNPEKVLTAEQQKRLKQAETAQKPMFVITPEEAKKNESSKPTGKKTWEFKAENVRDFAFASSRKFIWDAQGHQLPGKKGPVMAMSFYPNEGEPLWSKYSTHAIIHTLNVFSKYTFPYPYPVAISVNGPVGGMEYPMICFNGPRPEKDGTYSKRTKYGLISVIIHEVGHNYFPMIVNSDERQWTWMDEGITTFLQFLTEQEWEPDYPSRRGEPRDMVNYMKSGYQVPIMTNSESILQFGNNAYGKPATALNVLRETVLGRELFDYAFKEYTRRWMFKRPTPADFFRTMEDASGVDLDWFWRGWFYTTDHTDIAVENVRQYQMETGDPYVDKVRRKKKRDEEPESLSKIRNKKLPKRTDKFPELKDFYNEYDDLDVTDADRKKFEAHLKQLDADEKKLLETQHYFYLVDLKNHGGLVMPVILKLTFDDDSTQMLRIPAEIWRWNNQSVSKLILTEKPLKSLTLDPHRETADTQLSNNEFPRTIGKSFFQLEKSKKSKNEMQKQQKEKEKSKASEDEDKQQDKK
- a CDS encoding antibiotic biosynthesis monooxygenase family protein, encoding MHETRKMPCYAVIFRSTQTDTQQGYAEMAARMQELAQQQPGFLGLESVRSPEGKGITVSYWQDLPSIRNWKENSEHQTAQRLGKQKWYRDFTIEIAKIESVSHFPQD
- a CDS encoding LysR family transcriptional regulator yields the protein MHLRNAELFCDVVVQGSFSKAAEVRRVSQSAASQAVHALEKRLGAQLIDRSKRPFELTPAGAIYFDGCQQLLRSFEQVEERVRQAVGQTKSRVRIAAIYSVGLAQMHDYVEHFQFLYPDVMVTLDYLHPDEVYQRVYENQAELGLVSFPKEDKDLTSILWQEQPMVLVVPPSHELADRGQCPVSAIEDEPFVAFTSELVVRQKIDRWLRKAGVHVQLIHEFDNIENIKRAVEAEAGIAILPLPTVTKEVQDQSLKVVHLEEVEWFRPIGIIQRKQKSTPDVVSKFIEVLHEDPANFSNARRESAEVNASDEEKSSNRDAFSFGPLIARE